One Eurosta solidaginis isolate ZX-2024a chromosome 5, ASM4086904v1, whole genome shotgun sequence DNA segment encodes these proteins:
- the LOC137254012 gene encoding putative phosphatidate phosphatase, with product MSAVAILRQFIDILLFVLLASVFFGLLLWVPPQRRGFFCGDESMMYPYNEIQTISIPTLAVIVFSASTIIIFFVEIFRQMPQQRIGKKHAHAQQDDNNASCHCGHRWRNIIVQYGNFLVGIIMTLIATEIPKRTIGRPRPFFFSICKPRLLDGTTCELERNQGIYIQEYTCDNDVSAYMLKDMTMSFPSAHSAIAFFTMVYLSFYLQVALSTRGSKLLKHILQFGLVMIALFIAMSRIMDHRHHWSDVLGGITIGTLFAWLVARYIAKFFDDRSSTSSASSLLAAKMLAHSSVASASAHSTAPGLPAYTFGSLPYLQHHGPNHAAYGQTYHNYGYVP from the coding sequence ATGTCTGCTGTAGCAATATTACGCCAATTCATCGATATTCTCTTATTTGTGCTGCTTGCATCCGTCTTCTTCGGCCTGTTGCTGTGGGTGCCACCACAAAGGCGTGGTTTCTTTTGTGGTGATGAATCCATGATGTATCCTTACAATGAAATACAAACCATCAGCATACCCACATTGGCTGTCATAGTGTTCAGCGCATCAACTATTATCATATTTTTCGTCGAAATCTTTCGTCAAATGCCACAGCAACGTATTGGTAAGAAGCATGCGCATGCGCAACAAGATGACAATAATGCATCCTGTCATTGCGGACATCGTTGGCGTAATATAATTGTACAATATGGTAATTTTTTGGTGGGAATTATTATGACGCTCATCGCAACGGAAATACCAAAACGTACTATTGGTCGTCCACGtccatttttttttagtatttgtaAGCCACGTTTACTCGATGGCACCACTTGTGAGCTAGAACGCAATCAAGGTATATACATACAAGAATACACATGCGATAATGATGTTAGCGCATATATGTTGAAAGATATGACAATGTCCTTTCCGAGTGCACATTCGGCGATAGCATTTTTTACAATGGTATATCTATCATTTTATTTGCAAGTTGCGCTTAGCACACGTGGCTCTAAACTATTGAAGCATATACTGCAATTTGGTTTGGTAATGATTGCATTATTTATTGCGATGTCACGCATTATGGATCATCGTCATCATTGGTCTGATGTATTGGGTGGTATTACAATTGGTACGCTATTTGCTTGGCTGGTGGCGCGATACATTGCCAAATTCTTTGATGACCGTAGCTCAACATCATCGGCATCATCTTTGTTGGCAGCGAAAATGTTGGCTCATTCAAGTGTAGCGTCTGCGTCTGCGCATTCAACGGCGCCTGGTTTGCCTGCATACACTTTTGGCAGTCTGCCTTATTTGCAACATCACGGACCGAATCATGCCGCTTACGGTCAGACATATCACAATTATGGATATGTGCCGTAA